The sequence below is a genomic window from Gracilinanus agilis isolate LMUSP501 unplaced genomic scaffold, AgileGrace unplaced_scaffold48084, whole genome shotgun sequence.
aatctctcttctaatctcttttactctcttccaatttctctctctccctctctcttcgtctcttaatctctctcttctctctttcaatctctccctctctctcccaatctcttttaatctctctccctctcttctctttcagtctctctcccaatctctctccttcttttctctcttttaatctctctccctcttctctctccttcaacctcccttcccctctctcttctctctctctttcaatccCTCTATCAGcacttacctcctgtcttagaatcaatgctatatattggttcctcagtagaagaaaggtaagggctaagcaaagggggttaagtgacttgatcagggccacacagtgtctgaagccaaatgtgaatccaggaccacccatctctgggtctggctctcaatccactgagccacctaactgtcccaactctctctctttaaaaaaaaaaaatacattcttactttctgtcttagaactaatacttaggatcagttccaaggcaaaagagtagcaagggtgaagcaacaggagttaagtgacttccccagagtcatatgactaggaagtgtctgaatacagatctgaacccaggacttctcatctctaggcctggctctcttatccaccaaatcacctagttgcccttctgGTCTCTTTCACCAAAAGAATACGTCTCCAGGAGCAATCAGAAGGGAAAATATACTCTGGCTTTGTGGCAGGACTGGACCAAGAAGCTCAAGCAATAATGCTATTCCAACAGAATGAGTGTTTTTATTCAAGATATAATTGGTCAAGAGATCATAGATCAGGGGTCAGAAGAAATCCtggaggccatcaagtccaaccccatcattttctagataaggaaactgaggttcaaagatgCTGAagagactttcccaaagtcacatcagtaataagtgtcagaggtgggatttgaacgcTCATCCTCTCTATggccaatattctttccactgtccaTAGCTGGGACAGTTTTATTGgagaaaagaattaatatttGGATATAGCAATGGGAGAaagtagggaaggagaaaagtaaCAGACTCGAGGTTGGGAGTAGGGGCAGATCCTTTTTGAGACTTTGTGACATTTTTGAGATTGCCAAAGTGGGAAACCATTATGGTTGGTTTCTCTGTCCTTTGCCAGGTCAGgtaaaatcaataagcatttattaaatgcctactacggGCTAAGCACCAGACCGCAACCCCAGAAAAGTCTTCAAGAATAATCCTCCACACAGTACACCCCTTTTTCCAGGACCCCCCTACCTTGTTGAGCTCTTTCCTCTCCTTCGCTTTGCCTCCTTCCTTTCTGGGGCTCAGTGGGGTCCCTTTGCCACAGCGGCTTCCCTTGGAGACAGGAGTGGAGGAAGCGGGGGACAAAGCCGCGGCTGAAGTGGTAGCGTCATGGAGGAAAATCCTCTCACTCCGGCGCCTGTTCCACAGGTCGTCGTCGCTCACCTCCAGCCCAAACTCAAAGCTTGACTCCTTGGGGGACTTGAGCTTCTTTGACTTGCGCCCTTTCTCCACGGCGATCTTGGTCTTCTCGGGGCCAGTAGGGCTGACGACGAGGGTGCTGGGAGAGGGTGCAGGTGGGGCTCCCCCCTGCTCCATCAGCCCCTTCTTCCCACGAAGCAGTCCTGACGGGGACTTCTTCCTGATTTTGACTTCACTCTCTGAGTCGGTGTACTCAAATTCAGTCCCTAAACACAATTGGACAAAAGGATGATGGTAGATGCCCCTGGGCGGTGAGGGGACGGGTCTGCTGGGGTATCTGTTAGCTCCCCATTTATGACAGCCTCCCCATTCTCTTCCAACCCTCGGCTGTGGCACCTTACCAACAATCACTTCTGCCAACAAAACTGTGTCTGACAGAGCTGGAGATCCAAAAGGGTTCACTGCCTTGGAAGGGCTGCTTCCCACCCAAGGTCCCTGCTCCCTTCCTATTCTTGACAACCCTGTGAGCAAAGAAGAGATGCCACGGCCCCCCCGGGAGAGGGGTGACCCTGCCTTCTGAATCACAGGAGGAAGGGTACGGCAGAAGCCCCAAAGCCCAGCGCTACAGTCAGAATGGTTTCCTGGAagctttcttccattttctcaatGGCTTCTCCAACCAAGCGTAGAGAGGTCCCAAACCATGCATCTGCCTCCAGAGCTGCTGTGGCTCCAATTCTGACCTCTCCTTGCCCTGGTTAGAGATGTTCTGGGTCCTGAGCCTCCAACAGGAGATTCTAGCCCTGAGAACAAGTTTTCATGAAGGCTGGAGAGCCTCCACCCTTGGGGAGTCCTGTCCTCAGCCCAGGCTTCAGAATGCTTTGTTGGGACATTCTCAACACAGACTTAATTTGGTttaaagaggagaggaggggagaggatgggaggggaagggaagggaaaggagaggaggggaaaggagaggaggggaggagaaaaggagaaaaaggtgtGCCATTCACTTGAAAAAGAATCAACAGAAACCAGGCTAATTCTCAGATTGGTCTCACTAGCGGGAAAGGCTTGTTATTGGCTAGTCGCCATGGTCTATTTCCTGGAAGTAACTGATATAC
It includes:
- the LOC123255529 gene encoding trinucleotide repeat-containing gene 18 protein-like — protein: TEFEYTDSESEVKIRKKSPSGLLRGKKGLMEQGGAPPAPSPSTLVVSPTGPEKTKIAVEKGRKSKKLKSPKESSFEFGLEVSDDDLWNRRRSERIFLHDATTSAAALSPASSTPVSKGSRCGKGTPLSPRKEGGKAKERKELNKQKKKGKESSCCSSMSPPGIPSLAPESRASLTSSMANKKNKAKAKGKEVKKE